Sequence from the Bacillus thuringiensis genome:
CAGTTAATAGATTTTGATTATGTAAAGACATAATTGGTTTTACTAATCTCTCATCCTCAAAGTGTACATATACGTAATCACTCAATCGAACCTTCTGGCGAACAGCAGCTAATATTGCATATGAAAACTCACGATTTTGTATTGTACGCGCTAACGCATCGAGCGCATCCGCTGCATGTGCAGTAGAGTGTGCCCATCCTTTTCCTTCTATGTAACCTCTTACATCTTCTTCTAAATATACATATTCCAGCACTTGTTCTGCTACACTGTACAGTTGTTCTTCCGATAACAACGGTTCTCTTTCATGAACAGATAAAATAAGTGGTGGAATTAATACGGAGAATGCACGTTTAAAAACAGAGTCTGTACCCTTTTCACCAATTTTATAAAATAAATAATCAGGACTAATTGCTTGTAGCATTAATCCTCGTAATTCTTTTTGTCTAAACACATTATTTGTAATCCATGTATGAAGCGTACTATAAATCAAATCATCACGTAATTCAGCATCAGGTGATCCAATATAATCTAGCATCCACTGCGCATACGGATATGCATCTACGTCTTCTGGTACAGCATAATTATTATTTTTAATTTGTAGTAGTTCTTCTTTTAATTCTAGTACTTCATTCATTATATTTCCTGTCCCCTTTTTTCGTTTTTTTATTGCCTTATCCCCCGTTTTTACTTTCTAAAGCTAATTTAATTATACGAGAATTATAACTATTAATAAAAGGCTATACATATACTTTTGATTGTGTATTACATTCGCTCTTGAAATATAACTTCCGGATTTTCTAAATCACTATTCTGAAATATAACATCCGCACACTCTTTCGGATTATGCTCATCTATATACATTTTACAAGCCGCATGATACCTGCTCAAAAACATTTTCTCTGCTTCTTCATAACTTTCAAAAGCTTCTGTCTCCCGCTTCGCACCACGTTTTCTCGCAATCTCAAAATCTGTATCTACAAAAATTTTGTAATCAAATAAATACTCAATGTCTTTTTTCAATAGAAATGTTCCATCTACTATGAGTACCATATTGGGTTGAGCGAATATAGGCGTATTATATACTGGAATATCCGTTATTAAGTTATGAGAAATCGTTTCATACTGTAAATTCCCATTAAGTCCTAAAGGCTTTAATAGTCTTTCTTTGAAAGCTGTATAATCGTGTGCATCTTCATAATACCCTCTTGCAGATTCTTTACCTTGTGCATAGCGAATCACTTTTGGATTATGAAAATTGTCAATGCTAGCGCGTGTTATTGGTAACCCTCGTTTTTTTATTTCTTCCGCTAATTCGTTTGCAAATGTTGTTTTTCCTGACGCTGTAATACCGCTTACTCCAACTCTTGTCGGATGGGTTAAATTTAATTTTAAAATATGATCCACTATTTCTTTCATACGTTGTTTTCGATTCATGATATTTCCTCCCACAATAAGTTTACATAATATAATTATGAGTAATAATTTATGTTACTATTTGTCGGTAAATCGATATCTTATGTCGAATCGTCTATATATCGAAAAAATCGTTGATATATTTTAAGTTATGATAGATATATTTGAAAAATCGTTGATATATTATGATTGGCTTACTTCCCCTTAAACCCTCGATACAATGCAGTCCGTAATTCTTGTTTGTATTCTTCAATTTCTGGCATATCGAGTTCTTCTGCTAGTCTGATAGCTAATTCAATATCATACGGTACACGTACGAGTTGAATGGAAAAACTCGCTGCTTCTTTTTCATTGTAAGATCCTTCGAATATTAAATAAGACGCTTGTGTAATTTCAAGAGGATTTCCTACGCTACCAGCATTACATAACGTTTTTCCTCTGAAGTTTTGAACGAACGCTTGGTGAACGTCACCGTAACAAACGACATCTGGTTTTCTTTCCCCTTCTATATTTTCTGTCAGATCACTATTTTCGAACATACTAATACGTTCTTCTCTTGAAGCGTGTGGTTGAATTCTTTCATATAAACTTCTCGGTGAAGCGTGAAACATACGAATGAGTTTTCCGCTCATAAAAAATTCGATCGAAAATGGTAAGCTTCTTAAATAGTCATTTTGTTCTTCTGATAATTGTTTTTGATGCCATTTTAATGCTTCAAATTCAGTCGGTTTTGTAATGAAATCATCCCAATTCCCCATTACAACGCCTTCGCATTCTTTACGAATGATTTCAATTACTTCGCTTGAATGAGGGCCTTTTCCTACTAAATCTCCAAGACAAATAATGCGCTCGATTCCTCTTAATTTAATATCTTTCAGCACAGATTCTAATGCCGGAATATTACCATGAATATCTGAAATTACCGCTATTTTATCCAAATGAATCCCTCCGTTATTTATTTTTCATCATATCCATATGATAGGATTGATACCATCTTGGAACATAGGACGAAAAATGATTATGTTCTTCTAAAATTCCATTTAGTCTTTCCTTCATATCATCTACTAAATGCGGCGTGCTTCGATTTGTCCAAACGATATCCGCTGGGAATGTCATTGCTGCATATAAGGAGTACAGTTTCCAAAAATGAAGCGATGGTTCGCCTCCGCAATAACCATGGACTTGTCCAACCGCAAATGGTTTGCTTATTCTCGTAGTAAAAATCGCTACGTTATAAAAATCGTGAATTGGATCACCAAAATCATATCCACCAAAATCGATAACGATAAATTCCTTATTATGAATCATACTATTTGCTGGATGGAAGTCATCGTGTAAAAATGTGATTGGACGATTTTTTAATAAGTCTTTATGATTTTCTACAAAGGTTAATACTGGCTTCAAATCTAGAAAATCCACTTCGTAATCTGCTAGTGCCTCTATGTATCTTTCGTATTTATTCCATCTAAATGTTTCCCATTTATTACTTGCACTTTCTCTTTCAATTGAGTGAATTCTCCTTAATACTTCTCCTGCTTTTCTTCCTACATCATACTGTTCTTCCACCGATAACTTCCGTAAGCTCTCTTCACCATTTACTCCGTCAATCCATTCAAATACTTGAACACATTTATTTAATTCTTCAAGTTTTATAAAATGAATTAACTTGGGCGTTGGAATATGTAATAACTCTATTTGTTTCATATACGTATATTCTTCTAGTTTTCGTTCATAATTAGCAGAATCACACACTTTTACAAAATACGTTTCACGATTCTCTAGTTCAATTTTATATTTCTCCTCATGCGAAAAACCTTTTGTAATGGCTATACATTTTACAATACAGGGCCACTCTAGTTTTCTTTCTATCTCTCTTACTATTTCTTCCAAAACATCCCCTCTATTCATATATGTACAAACTACCTAACACTTCATACTCTCGTTTATTCTCCCCTTTAAACTCCACTGCAAAAGGATATTCACCATTCCTAATCAAGTGTTCTTTCACTAGCCCTTCCCCAATCGGTTCACAAAACTGTACATGAATGTCACCAAACGCTACACTTTGGCACTCAGCATTCCATTTTTCATTTTTTGTGACTGAACTTGCAGTTAGCCCCATTACTTCTTTCCACTTTCGCACTGTGTCTCGAACATTTTTCACTGCATAATGGATCACTTCAATGTGTTGCACTTTGTTTTTATGTTCCGTGATCGTCCCTATGTTGCGTAAGTCGTTTCTTCTTTCTTCATCGGTTTCATTCCACTGTATAAAAAAAGGTAATCTCGGCCCGCTTTCTTCTTGCTTTACAAATAACATTTTCCATTCTAAAAGCCGGCCATCTTTTCTCATACGTTTCCCTTCAAATGGCCCTATCGTATGTAAGCCATGCTTACTAAACTTAACTGCTAGTTCTTCAATTGCATCAGTTCGAATTGCGATTTGTAGCATCCCTTTTCCACCTTGTAATTTCACTACTGTTTCTTGTACTAATGGATTTTCTGCTTCTTTCGCTTTTTCTTCATGCTGCACAGCTAAAAATTCTATGTATGATAAATCAAAATAACATAAACTATTCCAAGTACCCCAGTTCGTATGTTCTCCACCTAGTGCAGTATGAAATCCACGCTCTTGCATTTGTTTTGCTGCTTCCTCCGGTGTACAAGGCACTGCGTGAACGAGATGATCAAATCGTAACATGTCTTTCTCCCCTTTCTCTCCATCCTTTTATTGTATATTTTATTTTTCTTTCATTCAATTCAAAAAACTTAAAAACCCAGTTGATTTATATGATTAATATGTATTATAATGAAACAAATTTAATTATTGCTGATTGGAAAAACCAAAGGCACTTTTCTCATACGGGAAAAGTGCTTTTTTCATTTATTATTACAGGGGGATTATTTATGCAGAAATTAATTGTCTTTGCTATTATTGGATTTTTCGCTCAATTGATTGATGGGGCACTTGGAATGGCGTATGGGGTAACATCTACCTCACTATTATTAATGTTTGGTATTGCACCAGCTGTAGCATCCGCATCTGTTCACTTAGCTGAAGTCGTTACAACCGCAGCTTCTGGTGCATCGCACATCAAATTTGGAAACGTTGATAAATATACAGTTTCCAGATTAACATTACCCGGAGCAATTGGGGCATTTGTTGGGGCATGTTTTTTAAGTAATTTACCTGGCGATGTGATTAAACCGTACATTTCAATATTTTTATTCACTTTAGGCGTTTATATTTTATTACGATTCATTATTCAAAAACAAATTGTTACTTCCAAAAAGCGCATGTCTGCCAAACAACTTGTGCCACTCGGCTTATTCGCTGGATTCGTCGATTCAACTGGTGGCGGTGGCTGGGGGCCAATTACGACACCTGTACTGCTAGCAAGAGGAAATGAAGCTAGAAAAGTTATTGGATCTGTAGATACGAGTGAGTTTCCTGTTTCACTCGCTGCAACAATTGGTTTCTTCATCTCACTTGGCTGGGAACAAGTAAGCTGGGTTTGGGTATTCGCCTTAATGCTTGGCGGTATTGTCGCAGCTCCAATTGCCGCATGGTTAGTACGTATCGTTCCACCTCATTTACTTGGGGTATTAGTTGGTGGCCTTATTATCTTTACGAATATTCGTACACTACTTACAACATTTAAAGTGGATCCAACTATTATTTCACTTTCTTACGTGGCAGTTGGTCTTGTCGTTATTATTTCTATTTTCATTGCTGTCCGTAATCATTCCAATCGTTCTAACGCATCAACAGGCGGCTATCCGAAAGATCAAAAACAAATGCTACCATAATGATAAAAAATACCGCTCGAACTATATCGAGCGGTATTTTTTATTTTTCTATTTTCCAATTAATCATCGTATCTGTTGTATCTACTCTCTTCATATGTAATTTCTCTAATACACGAATTGAACTACCATTTTCAAAGAGTGTCTCCGCAATAATTGTATCTACCTTTCCTGTCTGGAAAGCCCACTTTATTAATTCATCTACAGATTCTGTAGCATACCCTTTATTCCAATATTTCTCAATAAAACCGTAACCAATTTCTACTGTACGTTTCTCGTTCGGTTTCCCTTTAAATCCTATATCCCCTAGTACGATGTTATCTTCTTTTCGAATGACATACCACGCACCCCACGGTAATAAATCCTTATCTTGTTTTATATTTTCTACATGCCCTGCAATATGCGGGCCGCTATTGTATCCTTGATTCTTCGCAATCTGAACCCATTCTTCCGTACACGGGATAATATGTAATCTTTCTGTTTCTAATTTCATAACGATGTCCCCTTTTTAATTAAACAGTACTTCAATTTTACTACAAAAAGAAAGAATATTCACTCTTTTTATTTACACATATGTTTTTTCTTTAGAACAAAATAAAAGAAGTGATACCCTTCAATCGTTATGTCGAATTATATTTTCTGAATTTTCTTTTAATTTTAAAGGGTTTTTCATTATTTTTTGCGAAACATTTGTATAACAATTTTTTCTTTGCTTATTGCTACATAATAGTAGGTTCGGGTGGAGTTATGCAAGCGTTTCCTATACAATAACCGATATTTTTTGACTTTTCCTAACAAAATTCCTTGCAATATATTCAGAAACTCATTACAATTGCCATATATTAAATATCTTAGCAATATATAAATCCTCATCAATCCGATGAGGTAGAGGTTGCGACTTTTAAAAGTAAAACGGACGAGACACAGAGAATGTCACTGACTCCGTTTGAAAGGAAAAGTTGCCGAAGTTTGTATTTCTTCTCTGGAAGTATGAGCTGGGGCTGTCTCCGAAAGGAACAGAACTGTCACGTTTACAAAATTACCGTGTAAACGTGGGGTGCTATCTTAACGGAAGGGTATGATGGGGTGGTTATTTGTGAAACGTTCCGCCTAATTCCTTTGGCGGTTTTTTGTATTTTTCTCCCCCGCTCCTTCCTAACCTACAAGAAAAGGAGTGTTGAACATGAATAGCGCAACAAATCAATCTACCTCTAAAACGCAAACTACACAAGGACAAGGTGAATTAAAACGCGGATTAAAATCTCGTCACCTTACGATGATTTCTCTCGGTGGTACAATCGGTACCGGACTATTTCTTGCCAGCGGTGGTGTAATCCATTCAGCTGGTCCTGGCGGTGCACTAATCGCATACGCCGCAATTGGAATTATGGTGTATTTCTTAATGACAAGCTTAGCTGAACTTGCAGCTTACATGCCTGTTACTGGATCTTTTAGCACGTATGCAACAAAATTTGTTGATCCATCACTTGGCTTTGCACTTGGATGGAACTATTGGTATAACTGGGCCATTACAATTGCTGCTGAACTCGCTGCTGTAACATTAATTATGAAATTTTGGTTCCCAGATACCCCTTCCCTCATTTGGAGCGGATTATGTTTAGCTATTATTTTCCTTTTAAACTATTTATCTGTTAAAGGGTTTGGTGAATCTGAATATTGGTTTGCACTTATTAAAGTCGTTACTATTATTATCTTTTTAATTGTCGGTTTTATGATGATTTTTGGAATTATGGGCGGCGAAACTGTTGGCTTCAAAAACTTCACTGTTGCAGATGCACCATTTAACGGCGGCATCATGGCAATTATCGGTGTATTTATGGCTGCTGGTTTCTCCTTCCAAGGAACTGAATTACTTGGGGTAGCTGCTGGTGAAACGTCTGATCCAGAACGTAATATTCCGAAAGCGATTCGTTCTATCTTTTGGCGTATTCTTTTATTCTATATTCTTGCGATTCTCGTTATCGGTTTATTAATTCCTTATACGACTGAAAGCCTTGCTGCTAGTGATGTAACAGTAAGTCCATTTACACTTATTTTTGAAAAAGCAGGCGTTGCCTTTGCTGCTTCTGTTATGAACGCTGTTATTTTAACGGCAGTACTATCTGCTGGTAACTCTGGAATGTACGCATCAACTCGTATGCTTTGGGACTTAGCTCGCCAAGGAAAAGCACCGAAATTCTTAGGCAAATTAGACAGCCGCGGTGTACCTGTTAACGCATTAATCGTAACGTCAATTGTCGGTAGTATCGCTTTCATTGCTTCTTTATTCGGTGACGGCGTTGTATACATTTGGTTATTAAACGCATCTGGAATGTCTGGCTTTATCGCATGGGTCGGAATCGCAATAAGTCATTACCGTTTCCGTAAAGCATATATCGCACAAGGAAAAGATTTAAAAGACTTACCATATAGAGCAAAATGGTTCCCATTTGGTCCAATCTTCGCATTTGCACTTTGTGTCATCGTCATTTTAGGTCAAAACTACGGCGCATTTATGGGCGAATCAATCGATTGGAACGGCGTACTCGTTTCTTACATCGGTTTACCACTCTTCTTAGTACTATGGTTAGGATATAAATTTACGAAGAAAACGAAAGTGATTCCTCTTGATAAATGTGAATTGAAATAAAGTGAAACGAGCAAACAAATATGTTTGCTCGTTTTTTTATTCCAATGCTTCTCCCTTCCCATGCCCATCAAGTTAAGGAGACGAATTTCTCCAAAAATGAAAAAAGCATTATTCTTTCAGTAAAATACTTGAAAGGATAATGCTTTTTATGGTTCTCTTGCTTTCTGAATAAGCCCGTTGAATATGAATACCTGAGATATGTTTCATTCTTAAAATTACTGAATTACTTTTGAGCTAACACTAGGTCTAGCCAGGATTTCGCCTCATTGTACAAAGTTGGATTGTTTTGCGGCGTGTAGTAGGCAAGGATTGCAACTGCCTGTGATACGACCCATCCGCGGGCCCTTGCCAATGTAGCATCGTCCGTACGAGTAGCATCAAGGAACACATCGCGCGCCTCTGGCGAGTGCAACTTCCACGCGACCATTACATCACACGCAGGGTCACCTATACCCATCATCCCCCAATCAATTACACCGCTAATACGCTTATCACGTACGAGCCAGTTACGTGTATCTAGATCACCGTGATGCCAAACAGGTGGACCGTTCCATGGAGGCGCAGAAAGAGCCGATTCCCATACAGCAGACACCGCGGGATCGCCATTAAATCGTGCTAGCCAATATCGGAAGTCCTTATCCCGTTGGGCCAAAGGAATGCCGCGTCCTAACGGCCCTTCCATTGGATCGACTTGTTGCAGTGCTAAGACAAACTCTGCGAGATCGCGTGCAGCCTGAATCTCGTCAATCGCCTCTATCGGCATCGTTTCACCCTTCAGCCACGAATGTATCTCCCAAAACCACGGGTATTCGTTATTAGGGCACCCCTGAGCGATAGGTACAGGGATTTCAAGCGGAACTACTGGTGCGATTTTTGGTAGCCATAAGAACTCACGTCCTCCTGGTGTCGTCGGTCCTTCCCTTCTCGCTAGCCGAATGGAATATTCGTCGCCAAGTCGGAAAACGGCATTTACCGTTCCAACTGGCTCTACCTTACGAAGGGGCAACTCTGCCCAGCGTGGGAACTGATCGACAAGCAAACGACGCACTAGTCGCTCTTCAATTTTCAATTCGTCAGCATGCATCTTCTCGGACATCGTATGATCTCTCCTTGGTAGCTCTGACATAAACTTTTATCGGCGGAAAATAATAACAATTCTCCGTACACCAAAAGTCAAAAAGCCACACTTTTTCATTATAAAATGCAGTCACACCTAAAAAACTTATCTAAACTTATTAAATTGCAACATACTATAGGGGGCACGTTACATTACTATCAACCTTTGATGAATTTATGCCTATAATTTATAGAAAGCATTATTCTTTTGTAGAAAAATACAGAAAGTATGGCGTTTTGTATGAATCTATCGATTCAAGATGAGTTTCATTTGTTCGCTGAAGAACTACAGCGATATCTATCTCCACATATTCTTCAACAACTTGCACAACATTCACCTTATCAAGGTTAATTTGTATGCAGATTTTTAGATAACTGATATCAATCCTTTAAAAAACCGAAAAATCTAGTTGAACGGAATTTTACTTAATTTTAGCTTGATAGGCATGTTCTCCCTTCCCTATTGCTCCTGTTTTTGCAATAATAAAGGAAATATACATAAAGGTTGGGATACGATGAACATTCGGATTACTGATGAAGCAAAAGCAGCTATACATAGATTAGAGCGCGAAGACAAAAAGATCATTCGCATTAGAGGGACAATGACAAACTCTTGTAGTATTTTCGTTGATGTGGATTTAATTTGGGATACATATAATGCAGATGACGTTGTATATGAAGTTGCTGATTTTATCGTACAAATGGATTCATTTACGAAAGACTACACTGGTGATTCGGTGAAACTTGATTATAAGACGACTGGTTTTAGTATTACGACTCCGAGTGAGACTTTAGTTTATGGGCTGTCGATTAAAAAATAAAAATTGTTTTTAACTGATCGATGAGGTGAAAAAATGGGTAAATATGTTCCGTTAAAATTTTTATTTAATGAAGAATTAGCAGAAAAAATGGCTGATTCTATTTGTAAACACGATCCTACTTTCTCTAAAAACATCTTTGTAGATTCGGTGACATGTAAAGTTGAAAATTTAGAGTTAAAGCAGCGTATAGAAGTAATAGCAGATGAATTACACGATGTATTACAAAAAGATTTTAATGAAGCAATACATATTTTACTGAAAACATTGGGACCAGAAAATACAACAGAAGTAGGTACATTTACAAACGGATATATGTATATGCCTATTGCAAAATACGTTGAAAAATATGGGCTTAACGATTTTGAATCCTCATGTAACGCCATGTATGAAATAACAAAAAGAAATACTGCTGAATATGCCATTCGTCCTTTTCTTGAAACATACCATGAAGACACACTGGGCGTATTGCAACAATGGATTCATGACGAAAACAGCCACATTAGGAGATTAGTTTCCGAAGGTACAAGACCAAGACTTCCTTGGGCTAAAAAAATGGGAGCTCTGAAAGGTGACTTTAAGAACAATTTACAACTTCTTGAACCATTAATGAATGACCCGTCTAAATATGTCCAAAAATCAGTAGCCAATTATATTAACGATATTACGAAAGAAGATAAAGAACTCGTTTTTCAATGGTTGCAGCAGTTACGTAATGAACAGCATCCAGTTAACCCTTGGATTATAAAACATGGGTTAAGAACGGTGATGAAAAGTGGTAATTTGCCAAAAGATTTTTCTTTTTGAGTATTTTAAATAAAACCGCTTATGCTTCAAGAATGAAGTATAAGCGGTTTTCTCTTGCAAACATTATCCTTGCCTTAAAATATTTTGAAAGATTTCCGGCTTATTTTGTTCAAAGCTTGCTATTAGTTCTTTTCCAATCGTCTGTATACTCCATCCAGTTTCCCATTAAACAACTACCTTCCCCCATAATTTCAAAGGATTTCCTCTCGATTATCCCGAATATATAAATAACTATTCTAACAAGGAGCGAATTTATATGAATCTATTCGAACACGAAACGTAAAACCGTTCCCCTTTAATAAGAGGTCCTCCTTTTTTCTTTTCTCATCATATCATTTACTTACAAAATAGGAGGATACAATTATGAAACGTGATCCATTATTTTTAACTTTATTAGAAAGTGCTAATACAAATTTTAGCGGTTGGGATTTCTCTTTCATTTCAGAAACGGGTCGAATGAAGAGCGAGCCTTTATCGTGGTCGTACGGCAGCACTGCTTTCCAACTTATGCAGCATGCAGAATCAATGCTCGATATGGGGACTGGCGGCGGAGAGTTTTTATCTAAGTTACAACCGTTCCCGTCAACTATTTATGCTACTGAGGGATACACTCCAAACGTGCCAATCGCTCGGAAGAAATTAGAACCTTTAGGTGTTACAGTTATAGAAGTAACGGATGATACTGCTTTACCATTTCAAGATGGTCAGTTTGATTTAATCATAAATCAACATGAATCATATGCTGCTTCTGAAGTAAAAAGAATACTTTCTCCAAATGGAATATTTCTTACACAACAAGTTGGCGGCCTTGATTGCGCGGAACTTAATGAGCAGTTTAACGCACCGCTAAATAACGAATTTACAAGTTGGTCGCTCGAAGCGGCATGTATTGAGTTAAAGCAAAGTGGATTTACTATTTTAGAAGAAAAAGAAGAGTTCCCTTTTCAACGCTTTTATGACATTGGCGCTATCGTCTATTATTTAAAAGCGATTCCGTGGCAAATTCCTGATTTCACTGTTGAAAGGTATTATGAGGAATTATATCGTATACATGAAATCATCTTACAAAAAGGTTATTTTGATGTGAAGCAACATCGTTTTATGATTAAGGCGATTCGTAGTTAATCATGGAGCATATGAAAAAGAGATGGATCTACCATCTCTTTTTTTATTTTCACTCAATATTTTCTAAATTTAAATACTTAGTTTCACAGTAATAGCCTTTGCCGCCAACATAAACCTTTTCTATTTTATTCTCGCTATCGGTTGCTAAT
This genomic interval carries:
- a CDS encoding DUF2785 domain-containing protein yields the protein MNEVLELKEELLQIKNNNYAVPEDVDAYPYAQWMLDYIGSPDAELRDDLIYSTLHTWITNNVFRQKELRGLMLQAISPDYLFYKIGEKGTDSVFKRAFSVLIPPLILSVHEREPLLSEEQLYSVAEQVLEYVYLEEDVRGYIEGKGWAHSTAHAADALDALARTIQNREFSYAILAAVRQKVRLSDYVYVHFEDERLVKPIMSLHNQNLLTEEEWSNWLHSIATVEDIRHPQHAILVQNIRSFLRSLYFRGLEAEGSTAFTDDILETLKDLRRY
- a CDS encoding uridine kinase, with amino-acid sequence MNRKQRMKEIVDHILKLNLTHPTRVGVSGITASGKTTFANELAEEIKKRGLPITRASIDNFHNPKVIRYAQGKESARGYYEDAHDYTAFKERLLKPLGLNGNLQYETISHNLITDIPVYNTPIFAQPNMVLIVDGTFLLKKDIEYLFDYKIFVDTDFEIARKRGAKRETEAFESYEEAEKMFLSRYHAACKMYIDEHNPKECADVIFQNSDLENPEVIFQERM
- a CDS encoding metallophosphoesterase family protein, with the protein product MDKIAVISDIHGNIPALESVLKDIKLRGIERIICLGDLVGKGPHSSEVIEIIRKECEGVVMGNWDDFITKPTEFEALKWHQKQLSEEQNDYLRSLPFSIEFFMSGKLIRMFHASPRSLYERIQPHASREERISMFENSDLTENIEGERKPDVVCYGDVHQAFVQNFRGKTLCNAGSVGNPLEITQASYLIFEGSYNEKEAASFSIQLVRVPYDIELAIRLAEELDMPEIEEYKQELRTALYRGFKGK
- a CDS encoding aminoglycoside phosphotransferase family protein, with protein sequence MEEIVREIERKLEWPCIVKCIAITKGFSHEEKYKIELENRETYFVKVCDSANYERKLEEYTYMKQIELLHIPTPKLIHFIKLEELNKCVQVFEWIDGVNGEESLRKLSVEEQYDVGRKAGEVLRRIHSIERESASNKWETFRWNKYERYIEALADYEVDFLDLKPVLTFVENHKDLLKNRPITFLHDDFHPANSMIHNKEFIVIDFGGYDFGDPIHDFYNVAIFTTRISKPFAVGQVHGYCGGEPSLHFWKLYSLYAAMTFPADIVWTNRSTPHLVDDMKERLNGILEEHNHFSSYVPRWYQSYHMDMMKNK
- a CDS encoding VOC family protein, translating into MLRFDHLVHAVPCTPEEAAKQMQERGFHTALGGEHTNWGTWNSLCYFDLSYIEFLAVQHEEKAKEAENPLVQETVVKLQGGKGMLQIAIRTDAIEELAVKFSKHGLHTIGPFEGKRMRKDGRLLEWKMLFVKQEESGPRLPFFIQWNETDEERRNDLRNIGTITEHKNKVQHIEVIHYAVKNVRDTVRKWKEVMGLTASSVTKNEKWNAECQSVAFGDIHVQFCEPIGEGLVKEHLIRNGEYPFAVEFKGENKREYEVLGSLYIYE
- a CDS encoding sulfite exporter TauE/SafE family protein, which gives rise to MYYNETNLIIADWKNQRHFSHTGKVLFSFIITGGLFMQKLIVFAIIGFFAQLIDGALGMAYGVTSTSLLLMFGIAPAVASASVHLAEVVTTAASGASHIKFGNVDKYTVSRLTLPGAIGAFVGACFLSNLPGDVIKPYISIFLFTLGVYILLRFIIQKQIVTSKKRMSAKQLVPLGLFAGFVDSTGGGGWGPITTPVLLARGNEARKVIGSVDTSEFPVSLAATIGFFISLGWEQVSWVWVFALMLGGIVAAPIAAWLVRIVPPHLLGVLVGGLIIFTNIRTLLTTFKVDPTIISLSYVAVGLVVIISIFIAVRNHSNRSNASTGGYPKDQKQMLP
- a CDS encoding GNAT family N-acetyltransferase — protein: MKLETERLHIIPCTEEWVQIAKNQGYNSGPHIAGHVENIKQDKDLLPWGAWYVIRKEDNIVLGDIGFKGKPNEKRTVEIGYGFIEKYWNKGYATESVDELIKWAFQTGKVDTIIAETLFENGSSIRVLEKLHMKRVDTTDTMINWKIEK
- a CDS encoding amino acid permease, with the translated sequence MNSATNQSTSKTQTTQGQGELKRGLKSRHLTMISLGGTIGTGLFLASGGVIHSAGPGGALIAYAAIGIMVYFLMTSLAELAAYMPVTGSFSTYATKFVDPSLGFALGWNYWYNWAITIAAELAAVTLIMKFWFPDTPSLIWSGLCLAIIFLLNYLSVKGFGESEYWFALIKVVTIIIFLIVGFMMIFGIMGGETVGFKNFTVADAPFNGGIMAIIGVFMAAGFSFQGTELLGVAAGETSDPERNIPKAIRSIFWRILLFYILAILVIGLLIPYTTESLAASDVTVSPFTLIFEKAGVAFAASVMNAVILTAVLSAGNSGMYASTRMLWDLARQGKAPKFLGKLDSRGVPVNALIVTSIVGSIAFIASLFGDGVVYIWLLNASGMSGFIAWVGIAISHYRFRKAYIAQGKDLKDLPYRAKWFPFGPIFAFALCVIVILGQNYGAFMGESIDWNGVLVSYIGLPLFLVLWLGYKFTKKTKVIPLDKCELK
- a CDS encoding aminoglycoside phosphotransferase family protein, whose amino-acid sequence is MSELPRRDHTMSEKMHADELKIEERLVRRLLVDQFPRWAELPLRKVEPVGTVNAVFRLGDEYSIRLARREGPTTPGGREFLWLPKIAPVVPLEIPVPIAQGCPNNEYPWFWEIHSWLKGETMPIEAIDEIQAARDLAEFVLALQQVDPMEGPLGRGIPLAQRDKDFRYWLARFNGDPAVSAVWESALSAPPWNGPPVWHHGDLDTRNWLVRDKRISGVIDWGMMGIGDPACDVMVAWKLHSPEARDVFLDATRTDDATLARARGWVVSQAVAILAYYTPQNNPTLYNEAKSWLDLVLAQK
- a CDS encoding iron-sulfur cluster biosynthesis family protein, yielding MNIRITDEAKAAIHRLEREDKKIIRIRGTMTNSCSIFVDVDLIWDTYNADDVVYEVADFIVQMDSFTKDYTGDSVKLDYKTTGFSITTPSETLVYGLSIKK
- a CDS encoding DNA alkylation repair protein, whose product is MGKYVPLKFLFNEELAEKMADSICKHDPTFSKNIFVDSVTCKVENLELKQRIEVIADELHDVLQKDFNEAIHILLKTLGPENTTEVGTFTNGYMYMPIAKYVEKYGLNDFESSCNAMYEITKRNTAEYAIRPFLETYHEDTLGVLQQWIHDENSHIRRLVSEGTRPRLPWAKKMGALKGDFKNNLQLLEPLMNDPSKYVQKSVANYINDITKEDKELVFQWLQQLRNEQHPVNPWIIKHGLRTVMKSGNLPKDFSF
- a CDS encoding class I SAM-dependent methyltransferase — encoded protein: MKRDPLFLTLLESANTNFSGWDFSFISETGRMKSEPLSWSYGSTAFQLMQHAESMLDMGTGGGEFLSKLQPFPSTIYATEGYTPNVPIARKKLEPLGVTVIEVTDDTALPFQDGQFDLIINQHESYAASEVKRILSPNGIFLTQQVGGLDCAELNEQFNAPLNNEFTSWSLEAACIELKQSGFTILEEKEEFPFQRFYDIGAIVYYLKAIPWQIPDFTVERYYEELYRIHEIILQKGYFDVKQHRFMIKAIRS